In Marinicauda algicola, one DNA window encodes the following:
- the leuB gene encoding 3-isopropylmalate dehydrogenase produces the protein MTRHRILLLPGDGIGPEVTAAARQCLEAVAAGFDLSFAFDEAPVGGAGIEACGEPLPAETLHRARTSDAVLLGAVGGPAWDAAPRRPEAGLLALRRGLGLFANLRPVKVFEGLEDLSPLKRDRVVGADLLIVRELTGGLYFGEKREGEYEAFDGCAYTREEVERIARVAFEAAGQRRGRVTSVDKANVLATSRLWRRTVEDHAQAWPEIALDHLYVDAAAMTLVTQPARFDVVLTENLFGDILSDEAAVIAGSIGLLGSASLGAGGPGVFEPVHGSAPDLAGRDIANPAGAIASAALLLRHGLGLPGPAQALDAALADTLRAGVRTLDLGGVTSCTRFAASVCERLDRADRLADRKAVEAGMVWTG, from the coding sequence ATGACGCGCCATCGCATCCTGCTCTTGCCCGGCGACGGCATCGGACCGGAAGTGACCGCCGCGGCGCGTCAGTGTCTGGAGGCCGTGGCCGCCGGCTTCGATCTGTCCTTCGCCTTCGACGAGGCTCCGGTCGGCGGCGCCGGGATCGAGGCATGCGGCGAGCCGCTGCCCGCCGAGACGCTTCACCGCGCCAGGACCAGCGATGCGGTCCTGCTCGGCGCGGTCGGGGGTCCGGCCTGGGATGCCGCGCCCCGGCGCCCGGAGGCCGGCCTGCTCGCCCTGCGCAGGGGGCTCGGCCTGTTCGCCAATCTGCGCCCGGTCAAGGTGTTCGAAGGTCTGGAGGATCTCTCGCCGTTGAAGCGCGATCGCGTGGTCGGCGCCGACCTGCTCATCGTGCGCGAGCTGACCGGCGGGCTTTACTTCGGCGAGAAGCGCGAGGGCGAGTACGAGGCCTTCGACGGATGCGCCTACACCAGGGAGGAAGTCGAGCGCATTGCGCGCGTCGCGTTCGAGGCGGCCGGCCAGCGACGAGGCCGGGTGACCTCGGTGGACAAGGCCAACGTTCTGGCGACCTCGCGCCTGTGGCGCCGTACCGTCGAGGACCACGCGCAAGCATGGCCGGAGATCGCGCTGGATCATCTCTATGTCGATGCGGCCGCCATGACGCTGGTCACGCAGCCGGCACGTTTCGACGTCGTCCTGACCGAGAATCTGTTCGGCGACATCCTGTCCGACGAGGCGGCCGTGATCGCCGGCTCGATCGGTCTGCTGGGCTCGGCGAGCCTGGGCGCCGGCGGACCGGGCGTCTTCGAACCGGTCCATGGCAGTGCGCCGGACCTTGCCGGGCGCGACATCGCCAATCCGGCTGGCGCGATCGCCAGTGCGGCCCTGCTGCTGCGCCATGGGCTGGGCTTGCCGGGACCCGCGCAGGCATTGGACGCCGCGCTTGCCGATACGCTGCGGGCCGGCGTGCGCACTCTCGATCTCGGCGGAGTGACCAGCTGCACACGCTTCGCCGCATCGGTCTGCGAGCGGCTGGATCGAGCGGACCGGCTGGCGGACCGCAAAGCCGTCGAGGCAGGGATGGTCTGGACCGGATAA